The sequence TTCCACTCCGCGTATAACCGGTTGCGCTCGGCGGCGGACATGTCGGGGCTCCAGGTGCGGTCGACATCGACAAGCGCTGCGAGATCGTCCATGGACTCCCACACCCCGCTGCCGAGGCCGGCCGCGAACGCCGCGCCCAGCACGGTGGTCTCAATGTCCTGCGGGCGCAACACCTCCACGCCCAGGATGTCCGCCTGCAGCTGCATCAGCAGGTTGTTTTCCACCATGCCGCCGTCGACCCGCAGCGAGGTGATCTGGGTGTCCGCGTCGCTTTCGATGGCCTCGACCACCTCGCGGGTCTGGAAGCACGTCGCCTCCAAAGCGGCGCGGGTGATGTGGCTGCGATCGGCGAAACGGGTGAGCCCGACGATGACCCCGCGTGCATCCGGCCGCCACCGCGGGGCGAAAAGCCCCGAGAAGGCCGGCACGATGTAGACCCCGCCGTTGTCGTCGGCGGCTACGTCCTCGCTCGCCGCGGCACTGGGGATGATGCCCATCTGGTCGCGCAGCCACTGGATGAGCGAGCCACCCACCGCGACGGATCCCTCCAGCGCGAAGACGGGCTCTTCCCCGGCGCGCTGATAGGCGATCGTGATGAGCAGCCCGTGCTGCGAACCCTTCTTCTCTTTGCCTGTGTTGACCAGCATGAAAAGGCCGGTGCCGTAGGTGTTTTTCGCCGCGCCCTCGTGAAAGCCGGCCTGGCCGAAGAGCGCTGCCTGCTGGTCGCCCAGCACCCCGACGATAGGCACGCGCGCGAGCGTGCCGCGGGAGCGCACCCGGCCGAAGTCGCCGATGGACGGGCGGATCTCCGGCAGGATTTTCCGCGGCACGCCGACCTTCTCGCACAGCTCGTCGTCCCAGTCCAGAGT is a genomic window of Corynebacterium massiliense DSM 45435 containing:
- the glpK gene encoding glycerol kinase GlpK; the protein is MTYIAAIDQGTTSTRCVIVDESGTTKASAQIEHKQRLPRQGWVEHNPMEIWHNTRRAASAAMVDLDADPGDIKALGITNQRETAVVWDKETGRPIYNAIVWQDTRTSGVHEPANRWQDKTGLLANSYPAGPKIAWILDHVDGARERAERGELLAGTIDTWLLWNLTGGARGDDGRPALHLTDVTNASRTLLMDLDTLDWDDELCEKVGVPRKILPEIRPSIGDFGRVRSRGTLARVPIVGVLGDQQAALFGQAGFHEGAAKNTYGTGLFMLVNTGKEKKGSQHGLLITIAYQRAGEEPVFALEGSVAVGGSLIQWLRDQMGIIPSAAASEDVAADDNGGVYIVPAFSGLFAPRWRPDARGVIVGLTRFADRSHITRAALEATCFQTREVVEAIESDADTQITSLRVDGGMVENNLLMQLQADILGVEVLRPQDIETTVLGAAFAAGLGSGVWESMDDLAALVDVDRTWSPDMSAAERNRLYAEWNRAVERSFDWAGAEHENAEHEGATSQRSNAPDGSDGAESPRRRKALGRRKWLRRWFS